The DNA segment TTAAAATTAAACGGACTACAAAAATCTATTAATAAATTAGTAACAATATTGACCGTACTCAAGTAGTCTCACTGCGAGATAGTAAACATTAACTCATACTAGGAGAAGACAGTGAACCTATTAAATGAGGCTCAAGAACAACAACTTAAGGAAATAAGTAAATATTTATTACAGGTAAGACAAGAGAAAGGTATACGTATAGAAGAAGTAGCTGCTAAAACAAATATTAGACTATATTTCTTACAATGCTTAGATGCAGGCAAGTTTGCTGAACTACCTGAGCCTGTTTACATCCAAGGATTTATCCGTCGCTATGCAGATATATTGGGTTTGGATGGACAGGCCTTGGCGAAAACTTTTAGTGTCAGTGGTGAATCTGCAATTCAAGAATCCCATCGTCATGAAGAGGAACAGATAAAACAAAGACCAAAACTTCGTATTCCTTTGTTTGTCCCTTACGTTTTATTGCTAGCAGTTGCGGCGGTTGGACTGATTTATGTACTCAATCCCAAACTAATCACTCAATCTTTGGCAAATAAACAAGACTCAGAAACGACTACCCCAAAACAAGCCAACCCTTCACCCCTGACAGTTGCACCCCAGGCTCAAACACCAGACTTACCAGAATCAATAGTTTCAGACTCGGAAAATTCTTCAACATCGTCTACAACAGCAGATGTGGGCGATAGTTCTACGACCACACCATCAGCCACACTTGGTAATGAAAATAATGCTAATTCAGCCGTTGCAGTGACATTAGAACTGCAAGGTAATTCATGGTTACAAGTGACAGCCGACGGTAAGACAGAGTTTGTTGGCGAATTAACCAAAGGCGATCGCCGAACCTGGACAGCAAAAAAACAGCTAACTGTACGTTCTGGTAATGCAGGTGCTGTACTAGTTTCCGTCAACGAGAAGCCAGCAGAACCTTTGGGCAGTAATGGTATTGTCAAAGAAGTAACATATACCCCGGAAGTGGTTAGTCAGTAATAATGGGTAATGGGTAATGGGTCAATTGTCATTAGTTAGTGAATCGTAAAAAACTCAAGAACAACTGACAACTGACAACTGACCACCGAAAATTTAAGAAATTTTTGGCTGACTTAGATGCCAACTAGTAGACTGTTCATAAGCGTAAGCTATTTGTAGTAGTTGGTCTTCTCGCAGTACTTTGCCAATTAGTTGTAGTCCAATTGGTAATCCCTGCTCATCAAAACCACAGGGGACACTTAAACCCGGTAGACCAGCCAAGTTAACAGGAATTGTCATCAAGTCGTTTAAGTACATACTGATGGGGTCAGCAGTTTTTTCTCCCGCTTTAAATGCTGTAGTGGGAGCAGTTGGGGATACTAACACATCAACATTTTTAAAGGCATTTTCAAAGTCTTGCTTAATCAAAGTACGTACTTTTTGGGCTTTGAGATAATAAGCATCGTAATAGCCAGCCGAAAGAGCGTAAGTACCAATCATAATTCTTCGCTTGACTTCTGCACCGAAGCCAGTGGCACGGGTACGCTTATACATGGACAGTAAATTGTCTCCTTCCGGCGCACGCCAGCCATATTTTACGCCATCGTAGCGGGCTAGGTTGGCTGATGCTTCTGATGGAGCAATGATGTAATAGCTAGGTACGCCATAACGAAAGTTGGGACAGGAAATTACATGAACTTCAGCCCCTAGACGTTGTAATTGTTCAATTGCTTTGGTAACGGCTTGTTCAACGACAGAGTCTAAACCTTCGCCAAAAGTTTCTTTGATTATGCCAATTCTGAGTTTACTTCTGGCTTTGAGGTCTGGTTTTAAGCTGGCTACATAGTCAGGGATTTCGACTTTGAGACTTGTGGAATCTTGGTGATCGTAACCTGCGATCGCCTTTAATAATATCGCTGTATCTTCTACTGATTTTCCAAAGGGGCCAATTTGATCCAAAGATGAAGCGTAAGCCACCAAACCATAACGGGAAACCAAACCATAGGTGGGTTTGAGTCCTACCACACCACAAAAAGAAGCTGGTTGACGAATGGAACCACCAGTATCCGAACCCAGGGCCACCACACATTCTTCCGCCGCCACAGCCGCAGCCGAACCACCAGAAGAACCGCCAGGAACTCTCGATAAATCCCAAGGATTCGCTGTCACTTGATAGGCAGAATTTTCCGTAGAACTGCCCATAGCAAATTCATCTAAATTGGTTTTACCAACCACTACAGCCCCTGCATCTAGCAGTTTTTGTGTCACAGTTGACTCATAAGGCGGCACAAAATTTTCCAGAATCCGAGAAGCACAGGTGGTGGGGATGCCCTTGGTACACATATTGTCCTTAACGCCAATAGGAATCCCCGCCAGTAGCCCAATTTCCTCACCTGCTGCTATTTTGGCATCCACAGCACGAGCTTGTTCTAACGCCTGCTGTGCCGTGATGTGTAAGAAACTATGCAGTTTTGGCTCTAGCTCTTGAATATGGTCTAAAGTTTCTTGGGTAATTTCAACGGCAGAACGTTCTTTTTTAACTAGCTGTTCGTGCAACTCGCGGATGGATGCCATGATTGCTCTCTTAGTGACTCAAGTCATTGATTTTAGTACATATTGTGCGGGATTGGTCAATGGTGAGTTGTCAGTTGCCAGTTGTCAGTTGCCAATAGAAGGAACGTTGTATACAACATCTGTAAATTAATTACTCTCCTTGCTCCCTCCGAAGTTCCGATCGGAGGAAGCCTCCGCTCGGACTTCTCTCTGCTCTCTTTACCCAATTCTTAATTAAAGAAACAGCAAATAGGTGTGTAATAACTGTATTTTCAGTGTTTATTTAAAATTTAACAAAAAATAGCAAGAAATTGCTGAATAATTGGCTAATAATTTTAGCTATTGTGGTGTAAGGGTATAGCAGTGTTCACTCGCCAATAAATTATATAAGATGGATTTTAGTAAAAGTTAAATTTTAGCTAAATATAGAAATTGATTTCTTAACTATAAAATTATTTCGAGGTATAAATAGATGATTAAAATAGCAAGCCGTAAGTTTTTAGGTGTAGAAAATGTCTATGACATTGGGGTTAGACGTGATCACAATTTTTTCATCAAAAATGGATTAATAGCTTCTAATTGTTTCAATAAATCCCATTCCACAGCTTATGGATATGTTACTTATCAAACTGCATATCTGAAGGCTAATTATCCATTGGAATATATGGCGGCGTTGCTGACGGCTAATAGCAATGACACAGATAAGGTGCAGAAATATATTTCTACCTGTCTAAGCATGAATATTCAGATAGAACCGCCGGATATCAATCGCTCAGGTGTAGACTTTACCCCAGTAGCGGGTAAGATATTATTTGGATTTTCGGCTGTGAGAAACGTAGGACAGAATGCGATCGCCTCAGTTTTAGAAGCAAGAGACACAACAGGAGAGTTTAAATCATTAGCTGATTTCTGCGATCGCATAGACTTACGTGCTGTTAATCGCCGTACCCTTGAATCACTGATTTACTGTGGAGCCTTTGACAAAATTGAAGCGAATCGTCACCAATTAATCCAAGATTTAGAATTAGTCTATGATTGGGCCCAATCCCGTGCTAGAGATCGTGCTAGTGGTCAAGGAAACCTGTTTGATTTATTAGGTGGATATTCTTCTACTAATACCAAAACAGCTAATAATGCCTTTGAAACTGCTCCTAAAGCTAAACCTGTACTAGATTATCCCCCACAGGAAAAATTACGCTTAGAAAAAGAATTATTAGGATTTTATGTCTCCGACCATCCCTTAAAATCTTTAAGGTCAGTAGCACCACTTTTAACACCAATTAATCTTTCACAACTAGGAGAACAACGAGAAGACACAAGATTATGTGTAATTGTCATGCTTAACGGTGTGAAAAAAGTCATGACAAAGAAAGGTGATGCAATGGCAATTCTGCAACTTGAAGACTTAACATCTCAATCAGAAGCAGTAGTTTTTCCGAAAACTTATGAGCGCATTAGTTTCTTACTTCAAGTTGATGCCAGATTAATTATTTGGGGTAAGGTAGACCGACGCGACGAACAAACTCAATTAATTGTAGAAGATGCAGAGCCAGTAGAAACTGTACAAATGGTGATGGTAGAACTTCAGCCTCAACAAGCAGCCAATATTGAAGAACTACATCGCTTAAAAACAATTTTGCAAGAACAATGTGGAGATAAAGAAAAAGCCAAAATGCCCGTAATTGGAATTGTGCAATCTGAAAATTCTCGGCGATTAGTACGTTTAGGTTGGCAATTTTGTGTTCAAGATGCTCGAATTACTGTGCAAGCATTACAAAATGCCAGATTTTCAGCACAACTTAAACCTCTGATTGGTGGTTCGTGAGGAGATGAAAGAGTGAGAAGAGGCAATACTTCTCTGCGTTCCTTGAGTGTGTTGTAGGCTCAGTAACAAGGGTACAGGGAGAAGAATATCTTACTCAGTACTCAGTATTACTGAGAAATCATCATATTAGTTAAACTACTACGTCAACAGTATATTGACATAGTAATTCTTGAGCTTCACAGTTTTTTTCGTTACTTATGCGGATGATGTTTTCCTGTAGTAAGTGGTATCTTTTTATGCCATGAGGATTTGGGCAAGAGCTAGGGGAAGGAGTTAATATTTTGATGATTGCAAATGATTTGAGTAAGTTTGTTTCCTATTGTAAAAAAATTCAACCCCAAACTCAGGAGGACATCAAGCAGTTTTTTGAAGGGGTGATTGCCTTTCCTTATGATAAGGAACTTCTTTTGCAAGCTTATTTATTTTTAAATATTCAAAACTTGTTCCCTTCTTGTTATGAATTGCTCTTGTTTGAAAAGTCCCCAATTGCTGATTATACAGACTTAGGTAAATGTGATTTTGTCTACCTAACATTTCAAGGTAATCTGTTTTTAATTGAGACAAAATTTATTGATACAGAAGCAACAGGCGCAACAGAAAGAAAACGCAGAAATAAACATAGAAATAAGGTATTTGAACAAGTAATTACCTTAAAAAGTCGGTTTGGTGAATATTGGGATATACGCTCTGAACAGTTAGAATGTGGGGTTTTTACCACAGACTCTGATATCGATTGGCGAGGAAATGGTATAAATGTTACAACTAAATCTATATCTATAGATAGTCTAGAAAAGTGGCGTAGAACCTATAAGCAAATTAATCAGGCTTAGTTATTTTAACATTCTTAAATATTGTATTCTTTTGGGCGATCGCTGATATTTTCTAGAGTTCGTAATAGCATTCAATATCTTTAAATATTTTCATTCAAGAAACTTAATATTTAAAAAAATATTAGGGGCAGATTAGTATACTGTCCCTATTTGTATGTACTTTTGTTGGTCGTCTACAATACCTTTTGGTTAACACATCTCACCTTTGAGACAGCAGAGGAGCCGAGGAGAACTTTGCACAGTGATGGGTGATTTTTTTCGTTGGAAGTCCCCAAACTAATGAACTCAATTTGCTATTTTGTAGTACAATTGTACTGAAGTTATAAAAATATCATGCAAACTCAGTAGGAGGGCGATAACATTTATGAAACAAATCGAACCTAGCTACAAGACTACTATTTCCCTACCATTAATGTTGCCACCAGTAACAGTAAATAAAGCCATAGTGCCTCTACAACCCCAATCGGACAATATGAGCAGTAGATGGGAGCATTTGATTACTGTTGTGCAGCATATCAACCAGATGGCACTGGAGTTAGAAGCAAAGATATTAGAACTCAAGACAATAGCCAGTACGATTAATAGTCAAATTAATTATTTAACAGAAAATAGCGATCGCTCATATATAAATATTTGCCTGTATTCTCCTGTGAGTGTCCCTTTGGTGAAACAACAGCCAGATCAATCATTTATTCTGACAACCCGAAAAGTTGATTTATTTCGAGCCGAGCGAGAAGCCGCACAACTAGCGCAACAACTCCGCCAGCACGCACAAAAGAAACAACCTGCACCGCAGCAAGGGAAAAAAATGAGGAATTGAGGGCGGGAGGGGAGGCTGACGGTATAGGGGTGTAGGGATTGATGAAACTATTATTATTTCGTTAGTGTGAGAGTCATCACTCATCACTTGATTAAAAACCTACACCTGTGAGAGGAGGTAGGGGAAAACAACATTATTAGCAACTGACTAATGACTAATTAGTGTGACATCAGCATTTAACCGTTGGGCTGTAACAGTTATGCTGATGGAAGTCATGTCATAAAGCCCTTGTCATACCCGGCAACTCGTCCACATTATGCAATAGGATAAATTAGGCTATAAGAACTCCACCACAAGGGGATGGGGTATTAAACCAGATGAAAAGCAACTGACGAATGACAACTGACAACTGACACACGCAGTGCAAATAAAAAGAGGTTAAGAGAAGGTGTTAAGAACACTTTTAGTAATGATCATTGGTTTCTTACCGTCCATGTTCTCCTTGTGGGTAATTCGTAAAACCCAATTACGGATGCGCTCACGCCTCAGACAAGCAGCCACAAATATTGCTAGGGTGCGGATACAGCAAGATATTAGACCTGTAGAGAGCGATCGCTATTATTTAGAAGGGGTAGGCTATTTAATTGGTGATATCAGTTGCAAATTCAACGCACGTTCCGGCTATCTCCGTTGTGCTGTTAACCCTAGTGGCCCTTGTCAAGGATGCCGCTATTATGAATGCCCTATGAGTGATGAAAACTCAACAGGGTTTAGGGGCTTAGGGGTTTAGGGGTTAGGAGAAGAACAGTATTTATAAGGTATCTTGATTTAATTATTAGTTAGTTGCTTCCCTTACACCCTCACACCCTCACACCCTCACACCCTCACACCCTCACACCCCCGCAGCTTCGTTTAACTTGGTGCGTAAGTCTGCCCATGTCACTCCTGCAAGATTTGGGAGGACTACATGAGCTGTACCTACACGCTCGACAGGGCCAAGTCCTACTACCCACATCCCCCCAGCTAAAGCGGCTTCCACACCTGCGCCTGCATCTTCCACAACTACGCATTGTTGCGGTTCTAATCCTAACTGATGGGCAGCGAAGAGGAATAAATCTGGCGCTGGCTTGGGTTTCTGCACACTGTAACCATCAGCGATCGCATCTACTTTATCAACAAGCCCTAGCTTTTCGATTACTGTGTGAGCGTTTTTACTAGCTGAACCGATACCTATTTTCATTCCCGCTTGCCTTAGTTCATCTAAAAGAGCGATCGCTCCCGGCAATAAATCTTTAGATGTAATGTGTTCAATTAGTTCTACATAGTAGCGATTTTTACGCTCCATCATCTCTTGAATTTGCACTTCTGAATAAGGTCTATCCCCAATAATCCGCATCAAGGACTCACGACGAGACACCCCCCGCAAGGCTTCGTTATCCTCCCTATTAAAAGGAATCCCCTCCTCATCAGCCAGCCTCTGCCACCCTAAATAGTGATATTCTGCTGTATCAGTTAACACACCATCTAAATCGAAGATAAATCCTCTAATGTCTGGGTATTGAGTGTTCGGGAGTGGGGATTGGAGAGTGAAAACTTCTTCCTCTGCTCCACCCTTCTCTACGAGAGGCAACGCCAACGGGAACGCTTTCAGCGAACTGCTCCCTCCGAAGTTCCGAGCGGAGGCTTCCTCCGCTCGGACTTCTCTCTGCTCCCCTGCTCCCTGCTCCCCTGCTCCCTGCTCCCTGCCCCCTGCCTCCTGTCCCCCAGGCAAATCAAACGGATACCACTGCCCACGCCAATGTAGCTGAAACTTCAGACGTGTCCAAGTTGGGGGCAAATGGGGGTTAGCGACGGGGCCTTTTTCTGTGAATTGGATGCCACCAAAACCGAAAATTACTGCCTGCCAAATTCCGCCAGCGCTGGCTCCGTGAATACCGTCATTGGCATTGCCTCGCGTGTCTTCTAAATCAACCATGAGCGCCTGCATAAACCGTTCGTAGGCTGTGGCTGATTTCCCCAAATCTGAGGCTAAGATGCCGTGAATTGCTGGGCCTAGTGATGAACCGTAGGTAATATCCGTCCTGGGTGCGTAATAATCCCAATTGCTTTTTAAAGCTTTTTCGTTGTAGGGAAATTCTGCTGATGGGCGCATCAGGTACAGCAACATCAAGACATCTGGTTGCTTGAGGACTTGGTGTTGGTTAGCGGTTTCTATACCCAAGATTGCCTGCATAGAACGCTGGCGTGGTTCGTAGTCTTCTAAGTTGATATCTTGCAATTGGAAAAATCCCTCAAATTGTTCGATTAATCCGGTTGAAGAGTCGTAGAAAATGCAGATTTTTTTGATGATGTCTTGCCAGAGAGTTTCTAACTCTGGAGTAAGTTGCAGCTTATCTTCTAGTGCTTTGGCTCGTTCGGGGAAGTTATGACGCAGCCATTCAGCAACTGTCAGCGCCTTTTCTAAATGCCATTGCACCATCCGGTTAGTGAAAGTGTTGTTGTGTACAAACTCGTGGTATTCATCAGTACCAATCACCCCACGGATTTCATAGCGATCGCCTTGGGAGTTATACTCAACTCGGCTACTCCAGAAAATAGCGGCATCTAAGATAATTTCTGCACCATAATCGCCCATCCAATCATCATCACCAGTGGCTTGCCAGTATTGCCAGACAGCATAGGCAATATCTGCACTATTATGAATTTCGCGATCGCGGCACCAAATACGCACATCTTCGCCATAATAATCATCAGGCAATGCCCAACGCGGCGTTACCTCATCCCCAGTATCCGCACTTTCCCAGGCATACATCGCCCCTTTAAAGCCGTAATGGCTGGCTTTGCGTCGCGCCCCGTTGATGGTGTGATAGCGGTAGCTGAGTAAGTTCCGGGCTAAAGTGGGTTGGGTGAAGGTGAAAAAGGGCAAGATAAAAATTTCTGTATCCCAGAAAATATGCCCCCGGTAGCCAAAGCCGGAAAGGGTTTTAGCGGGAATACTGACTTTTTCATCATGGGATGGGGCAGCAATTAGCAACTGAAACAGGTTGTAGCGGACAGCAAAAGCGGCTTTAGGGTCTCCTTCTATGTATATATCGCTTTTTTGCCATACTTCGTCCCAGGCTTGCTTATTCGCCGTGAGTAAAGTTGTGTAGTTGGTTAGTTGTGCCAGTTTTTCTTGAGCTGCGGTAACTGGTTTGTTGACCTCCCTTGAAGTAAACACTGTTACCAGCTTTTCCACCGTGATAGTTTGTTGAGATTTAGCTAAAAAACTGGCGCTGATAGTGGGATATCCAGGGACGATGCTCACTTGTAACGCTGTTTCTGCACCTGATATGGTCATTTTGGCTGCCATACCGATTTCAATATGAGTTCCACGGGTACGACTTTGCAACCAGATACCCTGCTCGGTTTTACCTTGGTCTATTCCTTCCCAATGATTGAAACCTTGATTTTCAGCATAGCCGTTGATACTAGCTTGAATTTCAACTAAGCAATCACCATCATGAGCTGTGATTTGACAACGCTGTCCTAATATATGGTGATCTGCCAGACTAGCAAAGCGTTCAAAGTGGATATCGATGATGCTACCACTGGGACTACGCCAACGCAGAGAACGACTGAGCAGACCTTGACTAACATCAAGTTTACGTTCGTAGTGTAATACTTCCCCCTGATCCATGCGGAAGCGATCGCCATTAATCGCAATTATCATGGGCAACCAATCAGGACAGTTAGCCAGTTCTGTATAAACTACAGGCACATCATCATAGACACCATGAATAAAGGTTGCAGGTAAACCACGGGCGTGACCTTCCTCTAAGCTACCCCTGGTGCCTAAGTAACCGTTACCAATGGTGAAGACGGTACCTCTAGAATGCGATTGCTCAGGATTAAACTTAGTTTCGCTTAATATCCAATCTTGATAAATAAAATCACGAGAAGGACATTTTGTGTTCATGGTGAATGACTGATGACTGTTGACTGATGACTAATGACAACTCATGTGCTTCGCTAAAATTTGCTCGGCTCTGGGTTTATAAATTAGGTGAAATAGGCTTTCCATGTAACGGACTCTAGCTTCGCTGCTTTCTGGGCGGATAAAGTTCCAGAAACTGTAGATTTTAGTCAGTGCTAGTAATTGACTGGTGTGTAATTGCCAGTTGTATTTTTGATGAATGCGTTGGCTCATCCATTGAGACACTTCTTGCCAATGTTCGGGATGGGTATCGCACTCTTGGAAGAATGCCAAAATTTTCTCGGCTGTTCCCTCTAAGTCCGTGGGATTAATCCGAAATCCATTATTTTGATCCTCCATGATTTCTAAAGAACCACCAAATTTAGTGGCAAAGGTAGGTAAGCCAGAAATCATGGCTTCTAAAATACTGCGTCCAAAGGCTTCAAACCGAGCAAAGTGGATATAAATTCCCCGATAATCTGCCACTAAGCGATAAGCTTCGCCGACTTCTTGGTTAGGAAGTCGTAACCCTAACCAGCGAATATGCCCATGTAGCTGATATTGGTTAATAATGTTGTGCAGTTTTTCAATTTCCCTGGCTTCTTCGGGATTGGTGCTTTCATCTATGTTTAACTTACTAGTAAGCAGAATTAGGTTAGAGTGTGCTTGTAATTCCTGACTTCTGCCGAAGCATTCAGCCAAGCCAGTCAGATTTTTGATGGAAGTAATAGGCGCAACTGCAAAGATGGGTGGCTTTTGGGGTTGGTCTAAATAACCGAAGATTTGCGAGTCTTGACGATGAAATAATAAGTCGTGGACGTGTTTACTGACATTGGGGTCTCTATCTGCTGTTTGGCTATAAGGGAAAAAGACTTGCTCATTTACCCCTGGCGGAACCATGTTGAATTTAGGATTAAACAGGTCTATCCCATCGACTACATGATATAGATGGGGCATGGTAAAGAACTTGTAGGACTCGTACTGTCCTATGCTTTCGGGTGTGCCGAAAATTTCTTGGTAGGATGATGTGATGATAAAGTCAGCCGCATTCATCGTAATTAAATCGGCGGTAAATTGTACTGAGAAGTGATATTTTTCCTCAGAGTCTTGCCAATATAAATTACTAAATAAATTTTTCGGTTTTTCTAAAGAGTGGGCAATGTTGCAATGGGTGACTTTGAGACGACGGGCGAGGAGGAACGCAACTAAGTTACCATCGCTGTAGTTACCGATAATTAAATTTGGTTTGCCCTGGAATTGGGCTAGTAGTTGTTTTTCGGCATCTAAGGCAAAAGTTTCTAGATAAGGCCAAATCTCAAATTTAGATATCCAGTTATTGGTAATTTCGGGATTAAATTCCCCGAAAGGAACCCGCAAAATCCAAGCATTCTCTGTGTTGTGTAACTTTTCTAAGCGCAGGTTACAGTATGTACCCTCACAGTTAGGTATAAGCCGGGTGAGAATAATAACGTGGGGTTGAATACCTAGCACTTCCAGTCCGGCAAGCTTAATCTCTTGCTGTAGTTTGTTTTCTAAACTGCGTGCTTGCTCTAAAACATAGATAACTTGGCCTAAGGTTTCATCCCGTCCCATGACATCTTCTTGAGCTACCCAGCCGTGAATGGAAACTAGGACGACCCGAAAAACAGCAGGAACACGGGCGACAAATGCTTCTAATACGGCAGGTTGGGGAGAATCAATCAATTTATCTAGCAGCGTAATAGTCTCCAGGATGCGCTGGGCTGTATTACCCCATCCTGGCTCAAAGCCGAGTTTTTGCAGTTCAATGTAGAATTTTTCGTATGGTTCTTCCGGGGGTAGTGCCGAGAGAAATTTAATCGCTGCGTGAATTTGTTTAGCTAGGTGGATACCTGAGGGAATAGCATCCCCAATCATTAAGTTAATCCCATCGTATTGCAATCCCCGTAAAGCTAAGTACACTAACTCGACCCAATATTGGGGGTCGGTCGCTATCTGACTGCATAGATAACGATTGAGGAAGGCTAAACCTTGACCAATGTTTCTAGGGTCGCTAATACTGGGGGAAGCTTCGTAAAAGGAATTGAGGTCAATTTCTAAGATGTTGGGTTCATAGGCATTGACTAGGCGATCGCTTACATCTAAAAACGCATCAATTGACATAGAATCAAACTTAGCCAAGTCTGATGTCAGTCGCCAAACTTCTTGGCTAGCAATCCTTGGACGCACCACAAACCAGGTACCGTCCTCTGCTAAAACGATTTCATGGGTATATTGAATCAGCTTACCCACGGATGAAGAATAGTAAAAATATGTGGGCTTTTGGGCTTGCTGACAGTATTGGGAAAAAGTATGCAGGATCTCATTTCTCAGGAAGTAACGTTTACCTGAGGCATCTAATGCAATTATCAACTGTTGCAGAGCAGCTTTTTCCTCACCATTAGCAAAAATAGGGTGAAATAGTTCGTGCATGACGATTTCCAGAACTCTAGCCAGGTCACGACCTCATTTTTGTCTCCTCAACAAATGTAATTTTTGTATAAAGTTCGTTGAAACACTGATATTTGGTAATGGGTGATCAGTAATTGGTAATTGGTAATATCAAAACTAATTACCAAAATTGGCTATTACTGATCAAGACCAACCATCTTCTGTGTAATTAAATAAACTTGATACTTAGTAATTGGCTTAGAGGTACATTGCCTTTGTTGACCTTTGTATAGTAGATAGGCATTCACTGTTTTGCCTTCTAGCTCTGGTATGAATGGTCATTGGTCAGTTGTCAGTGTTTCTTCCTCCTGCTCTAGGCTGGTGAGCGACTTGCCTTGAGCGGAGTCGAAAGGAATTTAACTACTGCCTTCTACCTCTTAAGAGTTCTTAGTCTAGTCACTACGTCAGTATATTTTAAATATTTAAATAAACTTCTTATTTACAAAGGCATAATCCAGTAGTTTTTGTTATGCTGGACTAGACAATTTAAGTTTTTTTTTGAGCGATAATTATAACGCAATACCATTTAATTTGCAAGTTGAATTTTCTATACAATTAGTCTTGTTTTGTACATAAAGATTAATTAGGCGATCGCTCTCAAAAGTTGATATTTTTTTTAATGTAGAGGGTCAACGAGCTGAGCAACTAATTGTCTAGCTGTGTTGGATCAAAACTTTGCTCATTTTCAATTTTTTTATGAGTCATCATCTACCCGACACCAAGATACCTGC comes from the Nostoc sp. PCC 7120 = FACHB-418 genome and includes:
- a CDS encoding sucrose synthase codes for the protein MHELFHPIFANGEEKAALQQLIIALDASGKRYFLRNEILHTFSQYCQQAQKPTYFYYSSSVGKLIQYTHEIVLAEDGTWFVVRPRIASQEVWRLTSDLAKFDSMSIDAFLDVSDRLVNAYEPNILEIDLNSFYEASPSISDPRNIGQGLAFLNRYLCSQIATDPQYWVELVYLALRGLQYDGINLMIGDAIPSGIHLAKQIHAAIKFLSALPPEEPYEKFYIELQKLGFEPGWGNTAQRILETITLLDKLIDSPQPAVLEAFVARVPAVFRVVLVSIHGWVAQEDVMGRDETLGQVIYVLEQARSLENKLQQEIKLAGLEVLGIQPHVIILTRLIPNCEGTYCNLRLEKLHNTENAWILRVPFGEFNPEITNNWISKFEIWPYLETFALDAEKQLLAQFQGKPNLIIGNYSDGNLVAFLLARRLKVTHCNIAHSLEKPKNLFSNLYWQDSEEKYHFSVQFTADLITMNAADFIITSSYQEIFGTPESIGQYESYKFFTMPHLYHVVDGIDLFNPKFNMVPPGVNEQVFFPYSQTADRDPNVSKHVHDLLFHRQDSQIFGYLDQPQKPPIFAVAPITSIKNLTGLAECFGRSQELQAHSNLILLTSKLNIDESTNPEEAREIEKLHNIINQYQLHGHIRWLGLRLPNQEVGEAYRLVADYRGIYIHFARFEAFGRSILEAMISGLPTFATKFGGSLEIMEDQNNGFRINPTDLEGTAEKILAFFQECDTHPEHWQEVSQWMSQRIHQKYNWQLHTSQLLALTKIYSFWNFIRPESSEARVRYMESLFHLIYKPRAEQILAKHMSCH